The nucleotide sequence tactcaaaatgaagcatcatgTGGATACAACCACAACGAGTACATATGCCTCTGCATAggtaggatgcacacagccaacaccagcGCACACACGCAAAAACCGCCGgcaaaatagcaaagtcatataagacgaAAGCTATGCCTAAGcaagaaaaatggaaaaaaatctcTAAAGCAATCAAATCCACGATCGACAAACTGCAAAGATGACCATATCCACACCAATCATCTTATAACACCACAAGGACAACCATGTTCTTCAACAGCAACCCTTCATGAAGGGAGCAACCCTTCATGAAGGGAATGACGCCCGAGCACCACCATCACCGGATCCAACGACCAAAGAGGTCAGAGTCTAGGTTTTCACCCTAAAGAAACAATCCGAGCATATCCGATAAATGTCTTCGACAAGGTAACGACATAAAAACATCGTGATTGCGAGGTATAACCAACACTGGCAGACCTAGGTTTTCACCCCCAGAGTTCAAGATGGGTACTTGAAAGCACCACCACCGAAATCAATCATGTGTTATCGCCGTCACTTTTCCACGATCATAGCAACTACATTTGCTAGGTTAGAAACCCGACTGCCATAGTTGCACCACTATGCCCTTTGCGTCAAGCCGCCGTTCATAGGTTGCATCTCACCAACGAAGGTAACCACTGGATCTGGAGAGAGTATCCCCATAAAGATCTTTCGGTGGCCATAGCAATTCGCTGTGACACTGTCGTCGAAGGGCAGAGTGATCATCACATGGGCCAACACTAGCGACGGAGCACCTCACTGCTGACTGCCACCTTGTTGCACCTGAGCATCCGCGCGCAGCTTCGGCCGAGCCCGCACGACTGCCGGCTGGCCGGACACTCCAAAGTACCGTATCAGGCCACGAACAGTACCGCACCTGCAAATCTGGCCGAGTTTTCGCCAAATTCCAATCAAGAAAGCAGTCGGAGAATCTGAATCCAGAGACTCATTGCAGGAGGCGCCAAGCAAGTGGTAGTCAGAGATCTGCAACCAGATGTTCGTATCTCTCTTGGGCGCCACTGGCCACGAGGGAGGACGCGAGGAGTTGATCACCTTCCAGGGACTTCGATGACGCTACACGAGCTGGGAGATGCCCTAGTCGCCCCTCCTCCTCACCCTAGTCGCCCATCCTCCTCactccccccccccgccccctcctctTCTCTTCCTCATCGCCGCCCGAGGCAGCCGCCGGGCAAGCCCGAGGCGCCAAGGATAGTGGCCGCAGGGCCTCGGTTGCCCTACTTCTGCGTGGGGAACCCCGGATCTGGAGTGGCGGTTCCATTGGCAAGGCACAACCGGCTAGCAACCATGCGGGTGGTGGATCAGGTGTCCCGGCTGCGCGGGCAGCGGGATCCAGTGGTCGTTGGCGGCTGGCAGCGGCTTCTGTGGCGGTCGATGCGTGCGATCTGGCGCCTCCCCTACTCCCCTATTCGGCGTGCGGGCCAGCCTGGTCGGGCCGCGCTTCCTCTTGATCGCCGGTTCTGTACGGGAGGCGCTGCTGGTGGCGGGgatctagttcgggcgaaatccctGGACGGCCATGACTGGCCGCGCCGACGGCGATGCCTGAgggcgccgttcccctccttggaggcatcggtATGGACTGATCTTCTCACTTCACCTTTCCCTAGGTCTCCCGGACAAAAGCCCTGACTTTGTTGGGCGGCAGCGCTCACGGCGCCGTTGCCTTCTTGAAGGTGCCACTTTGGGAACTttggggttgggtggcgcttgtgggtggtgggcggcggtggtggtgcagccctatcctagcatggatttatgtccgttgcttggagatggactcgcgtaggtggaggtcgtcggctggcgtcgtggtggcgtcaatggcgggggacctgccaaggctcgcgtaggtggaggtcatcgtttggcatcgtggtggcgtcgatggcggaggacctgccaaggttgtcacctcaatctgctgtgaagatggaccagtgaaagatggcggcgatgacacatgtgagtgcgtcggaccggtttgagccccggaccaggcagatggctcggtcggggcctccgactttagatgttaggcttagatgagaggtctgggtatgtggcctagcttgcaccccttcatcatttagATAGGAGTAGCTGCAGATTTTGACAAGATGACGGATTTAggcatattgttgttctactttgtaagaccctcaagaataatcaataaaatgatcGCATGCATCTCACAAATGCAGAGGCTGGAGGTCAtcatccttttctaaaaaaacacaaGATGGGAGATGGCCCGCCGTCGCCATCGGCCGGCcgggaattcgccgagcggctccgaccggcgacggcgaggaggtgaTGGCATGAGGGGGCGCTTGTGGCGGCGATGATGTGTGGCCACGCAAGACGCCCTAGCAGGGCGAAGCACTCTCGGGTCCACTTGCAAGCTAAAATGACACCCAAGTAGTATATCCTACCTATGGGAAGCTGTCAGCTTCAAAGGAAAGACCAATAAAGCTCTGTCTTTTCTGATCTAAATTATATATCCACTTGACATTTCATAATGGAGATCTTTGTACGACACACTATCATAAGATTGTTAGTGCTTATTCAATTAACAGGTAAGAAGAAGTACTTCCACAAGAATCATTTGGCAGCGAAGTCACGCCAAGAGATAACAATATAAATATTTTACCAAGATCCCAAAAGACATCCAAAGAATGTTTTTTCTTTCCAACAAGCAAGAAGCTACAATATAATTATTCATTCACAAAAAGCTGATCATAGCAAACGTTGTTTGTTCCACCCACACTTGTATCATGATTCAATTTGTTTACTCAATTTTAGGGGCAATCATTGGATTGCGAGGTTGATGCATGAGTGCCCAAAGCATATGTCCACGGGTgcataattatttaattaattggCAACTAACTATAGCCCAGAGCACGCTATCAAGCTCATCCGCAAGTTAATTTCCGAAGCTATATAATATGGCATACTACTATTATTAATGTACTTTTCACCATGCATGCATGTGACCTTTTCCTAACATGCTCCCGTTTTGCCCAGTAAAGTAACTAGACCAAGCACTACATAGCAACAAAAGAATATACGCTATAAAGCTGCAGGCGTGATTATCCATAAGAGCTTAACCTATCCAATCACATAGAAAGTATGCACAGGATATAATAATGGAAAAAGAAAGAACTGCGAAGTCAACTAGGTAACACAAAGAATAATTTGGAACTAATGAAGACACTTATAAAACACAAAAGTAATTAACAAAGATCTGTTCCTATAGTACTTTATTCACTCTCTAATCATCACTTAATAATGGTCTCCTGTGATTTGGCCGATTAACAAAACATGATAGGAATCTTATGATCAAGGTTAGTCAGCAGAAGGAATGATCATGGAGAGCTGTATACGTATATATACAAACAAAAGTATACATGCACACGCATCTCCAACGGATGCATGCTCTCTTCTTTCACGTCATTTGCCTGGAAGGTGCAGCATCTCTGGCCTATACGTTAGCACATTACCCGCAGGCTCTTCTGCGGTCtttcattcttttcttctttcgGAAGGGGGACGCAATTATCACCAAATCAATTTTGGCAGCGTGTCACTGCGTTTGTCATATTTTTTGACACTTGTATATTCTGACTTTATCCACATCTCTAATTTTCTATGATTGTATTGATTTAATAGCTGCAAAATGTGTTGATACACTAAAATTGTGATGTATCACCTACTACTACTGATTTGTTGACCACCGGAGAAAGGAAATGATACACGATTTATTTTTTCCTGATGAGCTAACAATCGGTGATAATTGCTCAGTGGAGCTAGGGTTATGATACACGTTCAAGCTGGCTTGGAAGTTGGAAAGACGAGGAGGTGTAGGAGGTTATAGTAGACCTgcgcatgggcagcccggcccgacgaccAAAGCCCAAAAGCCCAACATCCAGGCCATAGATGGGATTAGCTCTTCCGCCCGAAGCCCAGCCCGAAAATATCCAAATGAGGTTAAAATAATTATTTTAAATGAAAATAAGTAGAGTAATGTATTTAAATGCCCTGAAAACTACTATATTGACTAGAAACGTGCATTTTCCACATGGTTTGGGGTGGGCACGGCTCGGGCTTGGCGTTTTCACTTTGCGCTTTGTCAAGCCCGGTCAAAAACCTATCCTGGCCTTGGGTATGATCAGGTTTAGTCTATCTCATGTCCatgtgtggcataaaaataagCTAGTTTGGAACGAAAGGCGAAGGATAAATGGTGCTCTGTGTAAATTTAATGGATGTAAAATGTTGATATTGTTATAGGGTCGTATCACCTACTACTATCTTGGTAACAACTGGAAAAATGATATCATCAGCAAATATTCCTTTCTATGATATACAATTGTTGGACCAATTGCTCAATAGAGTTAGGGTTATCATGGAGACGACGGTTGTCCACAAGTGGCATAACGATAAGCTAGGTTAATTAGGCCTAGGGGTCGGGTAAGGGGGGGACTCTGAATTAATATAGAGAGCATCTATGTCCCCCACAACTAAGAATAAACTAACTCTTATTAACTTTACAAAATTGTTATTGCAAAACAAAAATCAGTGACCGTGTTTAAATATATTTTTCATCTAGGTAGTAGAAAATATACAACATTATCTCAATCGACAAAGAATTAACTAATTCTCATCTGATTTTACCAATGTGCTCATACAGATTAAAAATATACATTCAGGTAatgtaataattcaaaaaaatgcaAAATCTTGCAGGGATCTCAAAGTTAAATTGATGGAGTAAATAGAATTAGCAACTCTGACAAATTCAATAGCTATAAAATATGTCTTTCTGAAAATTCTGCACTCACATCCCTTAACTTTTTTCAATTGTAGAAATGGAAGTTGCCATGGCTCTATGAAGGGTATAATTTGGTATTTACAATATTAGCATGTCATGGGATGGTGTAACACAGCATTGTAGCCATACATTCTTCTTTTAGTTTATGCCCCCTCCATTcatttatgtaaggtgtattattttcagcACGATGACCAAGGCACATAATTGTAGATGAGTTAGGACTTAATTGCCCTTGACAAATTTGTCGGTTACTGACAAGTAAATCAGTTAGTCCAAAaaagtaagagatacatgcaatcgacaGAGAGATACTTTCTTCTTTTGCTACAAAAAAAAGATACAGACAATCGGGAGTGAGATACTTTCCCTTTTCTGGAGGGCTAACAAGGAAATTATGCGAAATTAGAAGAAATGCATCTTACATTCTGGAATTTTCTTAAAaaataaatacaccttatataaaggaattgAGGAAGTATAAAGGAAGCCCTGCATCgtctttaatcttgctctactcTCCTACAAGGCAAGGAGACACTTCAATCACACATGATTTATGACTTGCATCAGTCAAAGCATGGCACACTTAATTTTCCCCACCCCACCCCAATTGGAGGGAGGGCTCACCCTCTCTCTGTCCAAATTATTCCGGGCCCCTGAAGTGTGGACACATACATGCTCTGTTTGGCATATATGTACGGTTAATTTCCACCCTCCCATTTTAATCCCACCAATTATTCATGTCCCCAGCCAGCCACCCATATTGCCCTCCCTCCTACCTAGCTCCCCCAATACAGGCCCAGAAAAATCTCAAGCCCCTATATAacctttagagagagagagagaatgggtgtgtgctagagagagagagaggcaccaGCACGAGCGCCCTTCAAAAAATACTGCATAAATAAAGGGGGCAATAACTGGggagaaagggagagagagagagagagagagagacagaagtGAAGAGGGGAGAGAAGAAGTGGTCACTGCAGACAGAAGAGAAGATCAAAAGAGATCGGGCGATGCAGCACAAGATTGGAGGGCAACAACaagcgcagcagcagcagcagcagcagcagcagcagccggcagcaggagcagaagagCAAAGCAGCCAGCAACGCCAACGGCTTCTTCCACCactcctcttcttcaagctccagCCGCAGCTCTCGATCTGATTCATcgagcttcttcttcctcctctccctctccgaATTGACtcatagaggaggaggaagaggaggcggcggaTTAGCAAGCAGCTGGTGCGGCGCGGCGGGCGGCCATGGACGACACCCTCAAGTCGCTGTCCATGGACTACCTCAACCTGCTCATCAACGGCCAGGCCTTCAGCGACGTGACCTTCAGCGTGGAGGGCCGCCTGGTGCACGCGCACCGCTGCATCCTCGCCGCGCGCAGCCTCTTCTTCCGCAAGTTCTTCTGCGGCGCCGCCGCGGAccaggccgccgccgcagccgctgccGGCTCCCCCGGCGCGGTGCTCATGGACCACCTCAGCCCGCGTTCCCCCTCCGGTGCATCCGCCTCTTCCCCGCGCGGCGCCGGAGGCTCCGGTTCCGGCTCGGCCTCCGCAGCGGCGATGGCGCCCGGCGCCGTGATACCGGTCAACTCGGTGAGCTACGAGGTGTTCCTGCTGCTGCTCCAGTTCCTGTACAGCGGGCAGGTGTCGCTGGTGCCGCAGAAGGGGGAGCCGAGGCCCGGGTGCGGCGAGCGCGGCTGCTGGCACACCCACTGCGCTGCCGCCGTCGACTTGGCCCTCGACACCCTCGCCGTCGCCCGCTCCTTCGGCGTCGAGGAGCTCGCCGTCCTCACCCAGGTAATCAATTACATACTCTCCCTAATTAATCCCCAATTCCCAATTCTTGCTCCTCGACCCTCTTTTCCCCATGAACAAGAATCAAGAAGCTAATAATCTCTCACTCCTGGAGCTGGGGATCGATCGATTGTGGGGATCAAGATGGGGGTCGGTTATGTTGGGATCGGCGAGCATTCTGATCTCTGCAGCAGCATTGATTTGATCTCTGGCCGTACCTTTTTAAATGAAGCTACTCGAGTGTGGTAGCGGTATCGtcgacgtcgtcgtcgtcgtcgccgtcgaccCGTCGTGTCGTCTGCAGGCAGCGCACGCACGCGTGCGTCCGTATATGCATATGCATACGTACGTGcgcgctttcttcctcctcctgcgGGCTGCCTGCCTGCCGCTTTCTTTCCTGCTCTCTCTTTATCCGTCCATCCATCCGTCTTTCCGTCACCCATCCATCCACCCCCCTTGCTTTCAGCTCTTGTTGCTAGCTAGGGTTCGTTAATGGTAAATTTCTCCTTTCCTTTTCGCCACTGTTCCTCCTTCTCATGCCACCATGGCCGCCACTGTTGCAGCACGAGCAGCACACCACGGCTGCAAGTAGCGGGCGATTCGGCAGCACTCGGAAAGGCACACACTTTCTTGCTTTGTTTTTGCTCCTGATTTGCGATTTTGCGCTAGGGTTTTCTTTTCTTTGTGAGAGGGTTAATTTCCCTTTTTCCAAAACTTTTTTCGCCAATCCCTTTAATCCTGTCTTCAATCAGCGCCATGATGCTGCTATACATACATACTGTTGCACCCTTCTGTTCCTCCTCCTTATATTTTATGCACAGGGACAATCCACTATGCACACATCTCATATATGGGTAGAGATCTCTTCCTTTATATCGTCTCTTGTTAGCTTGCTCACCACCGCTCTCTCGGTCTCTCCATACCATACCTGTGAGCTGTGAGCTTTTGCAACTTGTGAGTGTACATATGATGGATGTGGAAAAAGTATTGAGCTTTTTGCGACGGTGATGGCTTTGTGGTTTTGCAGAAGCAGCTGGCGGGCATGGTGGAGAAGGCGTCCATCGAGGACGTGATGAAGGTGCTCATGGCGTCGCGCAAGCAGGACCTGCACCAGCTCTGGAACACCTGCTCCCACCTCGTCGCCAAGTCCGGCCTCCCGCCGGAGGTGCTCGCCAAGCACCTCCCCCTCGACGTCGTCGCCAAGATCGATGACCTGCGCCTCAAGTCCTCCATGTCCCGCCGCTCCCCCTTCCTCGCCCACCaccagcagcaccagcagcaccaccaccagggCTCCGTCATCGAGGCCTCCGCGGCCGAGCTCAACGACCACAACAAGATCCGCCGGATGCGCCGCGCGCTCGACTCCTCCGACGTCGAGCTCGTCAAGCTCATGGTCATGGGGGAGGGGCTCAACCTCGACGAGGCACTCGCGCTGCACTACGCCGTCGAGAACTGTAGCCGGGAAGTGGTCAAGGCGTTGCTGGAGCTGGGCGCCGCTGACGTCAACCACCCGGCTGGGCCCGCCGGGAAGACGCCGCTGCACGTCGCGGCCGAGATGGTCTGCCCGGACATGGTGGCCGTGCTCCTCGACCACCACGCCGACCCCAACGTGCGCACCGTCGACGGGGTCACACCGCTCGACATCCTCCGTACGCTCACCTCCGACTTCCTCTTCAAGGGCGCCGTGCCGGGGCTCACCCACATCGAGCCAAACAAGCTCCGACTGTGCCTCGAGCTCGTGCAGTCGGCGGCCATGGTCATGTCCAGGGAGGACGCGGCCGGCAATGCGCCGGTGCCCATGTACAGCGACCACCATccaggcgcgggcggcggtggcgtgTACAGCAGCAGCGGTGGCGCGAGCACGAGCATGAACCTGAGCTTGGACAACAGGATGGTGTATCTCAACCTAGGGATGGACGTGATGAAccatggcgacggcggtggcgacgaCGGCGGGAGCAGATCAGGGCAAGGAGGCCCCTCTTCGTTGTTCTCCCCGCATGGCTTCCCATGAGACATGGCTGGCTGCTCTACTATCTCCTTGTAAGGCTTAGAACTAATTAATCATATGCTCTATTTATATCCATATTATCACAGGAGGTCAGTGATGAGAATGCATGATCAGATCAGATGATCCTTTTAGACTGTTGATTAAGTAGCGTCTTTTGTAGAGAGATCATGCATGCATGGATGTTGAATTTCAATAGTTAATTTCCTGGTGAGTTGATATGTGTTCGTTAGGGTCTACAttaatttccttttttttcttAATTGGTGGTGTTCTTTTGAGAAGTTTGACAGGTGATGTttaaaaaaaaaatgaaaactgtTTCTGTTTTGTGCATGTGTGTTGGTGTTGGTGGGTCATGTTCTTTGATGCACTGAAACATGGACAAGAAAGGTCGATTGGTACTTGATTTCATATCATGTCTTACTACTTTTTTCTGCTCAAATGATCCTTTTGAAATCACACAAGGTCGATTGAGCTATATTATTTACTATGTTGTCTTCCTATATGCGCTAGTACTCCCGCTGTACACAAATGTAAGATGTTTTGGTAAATTGTCAATTTTacatttgtgaacagagggagtattacttaTCACGTATAATATCTTAGTGTATGTACTCCCTATTTAGCGCCGTGCAGCACTTGTTTTTATTTTTCCTTACTGGAATTTATTTGGCCAAAATTCATATTTTCTGCCAATTAACTTAAAGAACTTATTTTACTTGTAGCAGAGTGCATTTAATAGAGGTCATCATGTATATGTACTACTTATCTACATACCTTTTGCTATCTCAACTGATAGAAGTACTGTTCTTGAAAAAAGAAAAACATGTAGTGATAATTTTCTCTTTGGGAGTTATTTGAGGCTGAGAAGATTTTGAGATTATTTGAGCgcaatgagagggagagggaggggcacACAAGCATGTGGGGGTTGGCATGAAGAGGGGAGACAACGGGAATCTAACTTGAGCTTATGAATGATGGAAGCGATCGATGCTGGTCAATGCTTTAACCCCACAACCCCTCCCCTTTTGTTCTTATTGCAAATTCGGCCGGCTTCCATGTTACTACAACCTATGCAAATGGGCAGAGGGGGGGAAGGGAGATGAGTGCAAAAAGGAAAATCACTCTTCATTTTTACTTCACCTTTTTCTCCACTTCTTTTGTTGACCTTGGTGTTGGTTTCCTCAGAGGTGTGGGTTCCGCTCCTTTTCTCTCTCTACAAATTTACCTTGCCTTTTATCTATTGGTGTCTCTTGGCTGGGTGTAGGCAGGGTGtaggatgagagagagagagagagagagagagagagagagagagagagatattgtaTACAGGTATCTAGCTTTGAAACAATGGCAAATCTTGAGTCTTAACTATAAGCCGGAGGCCATATCCTAGTGAGGGGAAGGGCTGTCCCCCCTCCTCTCACACACCATCTTTCTCTCTCTCATGGATCTATAGTGCATGACTATTGCATGGTATTGAttgtctctctttctctctctagtgCATGCAACGCTTTCCATGCAACGATGGCCTATCTATCTGTCTTTATGGCCCAATAGTGCTTGGGCTGGCCTCACGCACTGCCCCATCCGACGGACAAAATAGTTGTAGTGGGGCTTGCATTGGGCACACAGCGAGGCTGTGGACAAATGTATCCCTTGTCTTGCATGAGTGCAACATTGTGTAATGTCACTGTGTGGCCTCACGCATAAAGTCACCACCTATACATGTGTCGATCAGTAATGTTGTGGTGCTGCTGCATCAACATGGATCTCCCCCTATGATGGCTCCTTGCATGTATGATGGCCCTGCCTCTGATCTATTCTTTCCTGGCCTCGCAACCATTCACTTTCCATTTGTGTGTCTCTTTAGCGTCTTCGTGCAAAGCCTACATATGTATGTATACGGCCACTGTTCTGGCCTCTGATTTGCTGCTGTAGCGAGCCAGCAGCCAGGTTAAATTTTTTTGACTGCGTGCATGCGTTTGACTAGATCCATGCATACCCCATTCCCTTCGAGAGAAAAAAAAATAGCAAGATCAAGATGTTCAGGTGCATGCATGTAGTACATTGTATATGTACATTCTTTTGCGTATGTGTCTGAATGTCTGATAAGACGACAGCTAAAGAGGTAATAAGACACAAGGTGATTTGTTCTCTTCTTTCTGCGAACACAGATATTTTTATTATATGATATAAGCCTAGGTCTTCCCTGCGGTCTCCCAGCTCCTAGCTAGCAACAATATATTATCATAGCTAACGTACAGCTACCCTATGCAGGCACACAATTGACAGGAATGTTTTTGAATATATACTGGTTTCGACAAGGCACTACATATTTATATGACATGATTTGATCTACATGCATGTATGCGGTGTGGCTTTAAACTGATACTATAATGAAATGGTGTCCCCTAAAGATACAAATGCATGTGACCAGCACCTCAATAATGGCCATATTGTTTTATTATTTTGCTAGGAAATAATGGCCGTAACGATTCATGTCACTATATTCAGTTTACATATTTAGTATTGACGTATCTTTTAAATAAAGTTATGTTGTTTTGGATATATAGTTAGAACAATATGATTAGGGCCACACTTGTGTTGTTATGCATTTTATACCAATGTTTTTTTACGTCCAACGAAGGACTCGCTTCATCCATGTATGCAAGGCCACTTGTCTTGTCTTATGTCCAATTGTTTTAATTTGATCAAGAACTTAAAAGGATTCATTTATAATGCTAATCAAACTTTAAATGGTTTGGTTTTATAAACATGATCACAACATAAAGGGTTTGAATTGAGACAAgacaaggctgagagagagagaattttgatGGAAAATGGAATTTGCTAGCTGGCTTACTTGCTAGTGGACAGACATCTTGCATAACTGGAATCATGCATTTAGGTAGTTGAAGCATAATTTTGTATTTTATATTTGTAATCTTATGTGTAACTCCGTCCGACTCCCAAAATAGGGCATGTGTGTTGTTCATACATACAAATAACATTCCAAGCCCAGCTATCATATAAGTGGCCACCCACTCAATTCGGCTTGTAATTGCTCCAAATGACCATGAGCTTCGTTTTTGGAGGAGATAGGAAAAAAGTTTTAGGGCCTTGTTTTTTTAGAACAGGGAGAGTGCCACACTAGCTTTACTAGCAAGAATGTTTTAATTTGCTCTCATGGGGCATGTTCTCCCTTGATTTCACTAAATAGTGATGTTTTGGACATTGATACGGGTTTAAAAACATAAATTTTTACTGTGGTATGCACATAATGACCAAAAATACTAATACATGTTGGTACAATGTACGCACATGATTTTCAAGTTTCCAATCCATATATTTGCAAAAATAATCTTGGTAAAAAGAATTTCAAAACTCTCAAATGTATTTCCATGAAATCTAGGGCTCCCTTTGCATTTATATCCATCATGAACCAAGGATATCCATATATGTTGATCTTCCCATATATAATTGTTAACTGCTACAACACATTTTTTGGGCATTTGCTCTCAAATGTGGCACCTATTTACTAATAAGTGCAAC is from Triticum aestivum cultivar Chinese Spring chromosome 3A, IWGSC CS RefSeq v2.1, whole genome shotgun sequence and encodes:
- the LOC123063461 gene encoding BTB/POZ domain and ankyrin repeat-containing protein NPR5, whose protein sequence is MDDTLKSLSMDYLNLLINGQAFSDVTFSVEGRLVHAHRCILAARSLFFRKFFCGAAADQAAAAAAAGSPGAVLMDHLSPRSPSGASASSPRGAGGSGSGSASAAAMAPGAVIPVNSVSYEVFLLLLQFLYSGQVSLVPQKGEPRPGCGERGCWHTHCAAAVDLALDTLAVARSFGVEELAVLTQKQLAGMVEKASIEDVMKVLMASRKQDLHQLWNTCSHLVAKSGLPPEVLAKHLPLDVVAKIDDLRLKSSMSRRSPFLAHHQQHQQHHHQGSVIEASAAELNDHNKIRRMRRALDSSDVELVKLMVMGEGLNLDEALALHYAVENCSREVVKALLELGAADVNHPAGPAGKTPLHVAAEMVCPDMVAVLLDHHADPNVRTVDGVTPLDILRTLTSDFLFKGAVPGLTHIEPNKLRLCLELVQSAAMVMSREDAAGNAPVPMYSDHHPGAGGGGVYSSSGGASTSMNLSLDNRMVYLNLGMDVMNHGDGGGDDGGSRSGQGGPSSLFSPHGFP